The nucleotide window TTTAAATAATCGTTTAAATAATAATGAACCAATTATAAGTGCAATAATAAAAGAAATAATCACAGCAGGTAAAACTTTTAACAATGAAGAATCGATACTTTGAATAAAATCCTTTTCATACACAGAAGTTATATAAAGAAATTTTTCTGTGGTATCACTACTTATTAATCTAACCCAAGTTAATGTGGGATAAATATAATTACCCGGATCTTCAGGCGAGTCAAGAAGGTGTTTGATAGGCTCTTTATCAATTGCTTCTAAAATCTGTTTTCCTGTTAAAAGTCCAGTTTTAGGAAATCTAAACTTTGATAATCTACTTAAACAATATTTTGTATTATATTCTGAGTTATCATTCTTATTATATAAGATTTTATTATCTTGAGCATTTTTGATATTTAACCACATCAAATAAGTCTTACCCTTATGAAATCTTTCCAATCTTGAAAAACTAGTTTGAATATCAGTTTTAATATTTAGTTCAAGACCTTTGCCTTTTATGGGCATTTTATCTATATCGCTTGAAATTATAAGATATTTATTTAACTTAATTAATTTTTTTGTATAAAAGAATTTTCTAATTCCAGAAGAACATACATATTCATTTTTTTCATCATATCTTAAAAACTCATCTTCTTTTAATTTATCTTTTATTTTAGAAAAGTCTTCTTTTTCTACTTGAAAGATTACATTTTTATTTTTATCTAAAATTGAAATATTAAATATCGCTTCTTTATTATTTGTCTTATATTTAATAGCTGAAAAATCTTTTATATTATTTGTTTTGTTTATTTTGTTATAAATTTTATTTGCTTCTAGTTCCATAATAGATTTTAATTTATCTCTTTTAATAATACCATTATTTTTGATTGCTTTTTCTGCAAGAATTAGTTGTTGAGTAGTTAGATATATGATATTTTCTATTTCATCAGATATGTGATTTTTTTGTTCATTTTGCATATTTGGAATAAGTTGTACTAATAATACACTTAATAAAAATAACCCTAATAGTATAAAGGTAATAAATATTTTTGTATTAAGAGAGTTTAGATTAACTTTAAACATCTATTTTATTTTCAACTTATATCCTAGTTCAAATATATTTTCAATAATATTGCTTCCAATTTTTATTTTTAATCTATAAATCAGCGTTCTTAATTTTGCTAAGTCATATGCATCTTCTCTCCAAATATAAGTGCTTATTCTATTAAAATTTACAGGTTCATTTGGATAGTCACTTAATAATTGAATAAGTTTTAC belongs to Arcobacter sp. F2176 and includes:
- a CDS encoding histidine kinase dimerization/phosphoacceptor domain -containing protein — encoded protein: MFKVNLNSLNTKIFITFILLGLFLLSVLLVQLIPNMQNEQKNHISDEIENIIYLTTQQLILAEKAIKNNGIIKRDKLKSIMELEANKIYNKINKTNNIKDFSAIKYKTNNKEAIFNISILDKNKNVIFQVEKEDFSKIKDKLKEDEFLRYDEKNEYVCSSGIRKFFYTKKLIKLNKYLIISSDIDKMPIKGKGLELNIKTDIQTSFSRLERFHKGKTYLMWLNIKNAQDNKILYNKNDNSEYNTKYCLSRLSKFRFPKTGLLTGKQILEAIDKEPIKHLLDSPEDPGNYIYPTLTWVRLISSDTTEKFLYITSVYEKDFIQSIDSSLLKVLPAVIISFIIALIIGSLLFKRLFKSINILTHTSKQVNEGKLNHRNNLKGNDDIAMLANAFDKMLDSLEKNINELDKKVEEKTKQLTNSLKEKETLLKEIHHRVKNNLAITINLIKLEKSKINNEETKSSLTNIQDRIFVMELLHRKLYESENLSFISLKKYINDLTKDIELSYNKTNYVKINNDIDDINMDIDHALPCGLIITELITNCFKYAFNGKDGLIDVSFKCIDKTCYLSVRDNGIGLNKDIDINNTQTLGLQIISNIVKGQLFGQFKYSFDDGSSFDIVFDL